The Roseofilum capinflatum BLCC-M114 genome includes the window GAGTTGCCGAATCATGCTGTTGGCTTGAGACCCATAGCCGCCGCCAAACAGGTTAAAGTGATTGAGAATATGATAGAGATTGTAGAGGGTTTTGCGGATGCTATAGCCGGGATTGGGGGGCAAAATTTGATGGTAGCCTTGATAAAAAGAGGCGGGAAAACCGCCAAATAATTCGGTCATGGCTAAATCGACTTCGCGATCGCCCACATAGGTCGCTGGATCGAAAATTACTGGTTCTCCAGACACCAAGCAGGCAGCATTTCCCGACCATAAATCCCCATGGACTAGGGAGGGTTGGGGGTGATGATCCCGCAAGAGTTCGGGAAGTGCCTCTAACAGTTCCTTCTCCTGCGGGAAATTTCCCCCTCGCCGTTTCGCCAGGCGGAATTGATAGCCTAATCGATGCTCCCGATAAAAGTCTACCCAGTCGGCTGTCCAGGTATTGATTTGGGGGGTGGAGCCAATGGTATTATTGCCATCCCAGCCAAATTCTGGGCGGGGTGGTTTGGCGCTGTGCAGACGCGCCAGTTGTCGCCCCATTTCTGCCCAAGATTGGGATTTTCCGCCCCCAAATTCTAACCATTCCAAGACAATGTAGGCCGAGTTGCCGGCGACTCCCGTACAAATAGGAGCCGGGACGCGGATGGTTTGGGTATCGTACATTTGCTGTAAACCCAAGGCTTCTGCTTCAAACATTTCGATGTCCACAGCGCGATTGAGTTTGACAAAATAGGTGCGGTCACTGAGCGTAGTCGAAGTACGATCGCCACTTCCCTGAACTTGATATCCTTGATTGATACACCCCCCAGCCACGGAGCGATGGGATTGGATTTCAAACGGTTGGTTGGTGACTTCGCTGATGCGATCGGCAATTAAATTCCACATGGCTCGGTTGAATGCTGCACAATTGATTCTCACAGACCCATTATTCGGGTTTTATAGTGACGATACCATAGGCTTCTGGAGAAAGATACGACCGGGCGGCTGCTTGCAGATCTTCCACTTCTAGGGAACGGATGCAGGTGGGATAATTCAGGGCCAGGTTAACATCTTGGAGCATGGCTTGATGATATCCATACAGGTTAGCGCGATCGCTCGGTGTTTCTGTGCTGAAGATAAACCGGTTAGCCACTTGGGTGCGAATGCGTTGCAATTCTGAATCTTGCAGATTATAGCTCAGGGCAGCCACTTGTTCGGCGATCGCCTCTTCCACCTCTTTTAAATGCTCCGTCGGCAACTGAGCCGCCACATAAAACAACCCTTGGCTATGATAGGTTAAATTCGCCGCCACCACACTCGACACTAAATTCTGTTCTTCCCGCAACTGACGCACCAACCGAGAAGTCCGCCCTTGAGACAAGATAGAACTGAGAATATCAAACGCATAGGTTTTTTCCTGAGCCAAAGCACCCGGAACCCGCCACACCATCACCAACCGTGCTTGTTGCAAACTCGGATCGACAAACTCCCGGCGTTCAATCGAGGAAAACGGTGTTTCACTTAAATCATTAAAAGGGGCAGTGTCTGACAACTGCCCTAATGGAGGGATAACCGATTGAGTCTTTTTCAACCGTTCCCCATTGACAGTCAGGGTGCAACTATCAGCCACAATTTGGATCAACTCATCTACCGGAAGATTCCCCACCACCGAAGCCGTCAGATTTTGGGGGTGATAATAATGCTGATGAAACTCCCGCATTTGCTCCGGTTTCAGGGTTTCAATCACCTCTTTGGGGCCCAAAACCGGGCGACGATAGGGCAGGGTTTCAAATGCTAATTCCATCGCCCTTTGATAAACTCGGCGACGGGGATTATCTTGGGAGCGACAAATTTCTTCAAGCACCACCGAGCGTTCCCGCTCAAAGGCTTCATCAGGAATACTGGCATTTAAGACCACCTCAAATTGCAGGGGGGCTAACTCCATAAAGTCTTGAGGCGCTGTGGTGATATAGAATTGGGTGTAATCTTGGCTGGTTAGGGCGTTGGTTACTGCTCCTCGTTCTTCGATCTGGCGCTCAAATTCACCAGCAGGTAGGTTAGGCGTTCCTTTGAAGATCATATGCTCTAGGAAGTGAGCCATGCCATTGATGGGATCGGATTCTACCGCCGAACCGACGGGGAGCCACAGGCTTAAATTGACGGCATCTACGGGCATTTGCTCGGCGACAATGGTTAGCCCATTGTGGAGGTGGCGCACGGTTGGAGCAATAGACCGTTCTGGAGGTGCTGACCTAAGCAAGGTTGAAGTCATTGAAGAAAAGTATCACAAGGTACAAGGTTCTTCTTCTATGGTAAACACTTCTGCCAAAACTTGGGCTGTCTGCGATCAAAAAACGCCTTTGGTATGACTCCAAAGGCGCTGCCGCTTAATTTAATCTTTTCTTCCCAACACAGCAAATTGCTAGGTGAGTATTCCTGAAAACTTACATTGGATGGAATAGTAAGTCAGGATAAAAACGGTTAAACTCGATTAGAATTCCAGCCGTGACTGTTAGTAATAACATAATCAAAACTGGAGCTGTGGACAGATACTTAAGTAAACCTTCCATGTGAAGACTCCAAAACAAAACACAGACTTGAACAGAAAATTAACGGGGTGAAACCGTAATTTCGTCATCCTTCGCGAACATTTCTCCGCTCATCATGTCTTTCGCTGCGACCAGGGGCCAAGCAAAGCCAGAGAGCATCATTTTAATCGCTAGGGGTACATCGATAACCACTTCTTTTTCTTCGGGTTTTTTCTCACCACGAATGGCGATCAGGTAAGCACGACCTACCCAACCAATCCAACCGGTAATATAAAGAAAGAGTAAGCTGGGAATAATGAAGTCTCCAGCATGGCTCAGACGACCATCAACCACCAGGTGGGGGAGGCCATCTTCACCACAGAGGGCTTCAGAATACCGTTCAAATCGTTTGGCCCCAGATTGGGGATCATCGGTGGTGGCGCGAGCTGTTTTAGCCCGTTGCAGAAAAGCGGGAGATTCACTACAGGGAACCAAGTTTGCTAAATCCGCAGAAGCGGGGGGAACAAAGCCCAGCCACAAACAACACATCAAAACCAGAACAAGCAATCGTCGCATGGAAATGTTTCCTTTTGTTACGAAGTGCAAATAGTATGTTACAAAGAAACCAGAGGCTCTATGAAAGCCAATCATACTGGACTAAAGAGACTCCGTAAAGATTAGAGCTACAAAAAAGTCTCTAAAATGGGCTTTTCTGAACTGTCCACATCGGTGTGCCGTTCAGAAAAGGGTTTTCCTTTAGAACAAGGTAGCAGGCAATGGCAACGATTCTAGCAATTGAAACAAGTTGTGACGAAACTTCTGTGGCAATTGTAAAAAATTGTAACGTTCTGAGTAATTTTGTGGCTTCCCAGATGGCGGAGCATGGCCAGTATGGGGGGGTGGTGCCAGAGGTGGCCTCTCGTCGTCATTTAGAAACGGTGAATGGGGCGATCGCCACTGCCCTAGAAGAAGCAAACCTCTCTTGGTCAGAAATTGATGCGATCGCCGCCACCTGTGCCCCCGGTTTGGTGGGAGCCTTATTAGTCGGCATTACGGCGGCTAAAACCTTGGCCCTATTGCACGATAAACCCTTTATTGGCGTTCACCACCTAGAAGGCCATATCTACGCTTCCTATCTCACCAACCCGGACTTAAAACCGCCCTTCTTGTGTCTGCTGGTCTCTGGAGGTCACACCAGCCTGATCCAGGTTCACGAATGCGGCAACTATACGACGTTGGGCAGAACTCGCGATGATGCGGCTGGAGAAGCCTTTGATAAAGTGGCTCGTTTGCTGGGATTAGGTTATCCGGGAGGCCCGATTATCGATCGCTTGGCCCAAACCGGTAATCCTCAAGCCTTTCCCTTACCTGAAGGCAGAATTTCCTTACCCCAAGGGGGATATCATCCCTATGACTGTAGCTTTAGCGGCTTAAAAACGGCGGTGATGCGGCTGGTGAATCAATTGAAGGAGTCTGACCCCAATTTACCCATTGCTGACCTAGCCGCCAGCTTTCAAGCAACGGTGGCTAAAGCCTTAACTAAACGGGCTATCCGAGCCGCTCTTGACCAGAATTTATCAACCATTGCCATTGGTGGCGGAGTGGCGGCGAATCAGGGATTACGCGAACATCTGAAACGGGCTGGAGAGGAGCATGATCTAGAGGTACTGTTTCCACCGATGAAATACTGTACGGATAATGCAGCGATGATTGCCTGTGCAGCAGCCGCTCATTGGGAAAAAGGCGATCGATCTGCCTTAACTCTAGGCGTTCAGTCGCGCATGGATTTATCCAAGCTTCAGACGCTCTATAGCACTACGCACGG containing:
- the psaJ gene encoding photosystem I reaction center subunit IX, with translation MEGLLKYLSTAPVLIMLLLTVTAGILIEFNRFYPDLLFHPM
- a CDS encoding M16 family metallopeptidase, which produces MTSTLLRSAPPERSIAPTVRHLHNGLTIVAEQMPVDAVNLSLWLPVGSAVESDPINGMAHFLEHMIFKGTPNLPAGEFERQIEERGAVTNALTSQDYTQFYITTAPQDFMELAPLQFEVVLNASIPDEAFERERSVVLEEICRSQDNPRRRVYQRAMELAFETLPYRRPVLGPKEVIETLKPEQMREFHQHYYHPQNLTASVVGNLPVDELIQIVADSCTLTVNGERLKKTQSVIPPLGQLSDTAPFNDLSETPFSSIERREFVDPSLQQARLVMVWRVPGALAQEKTYAFDILSSILSQGRTSRLVRQLREEQNLVSSVVAANLTYHSQGLFYVAAQLPTEHLKEVEEAIAEQVAALSYNLQDSELQRIRTQVANRFIFSTETPSDRANLYGYHQAMLQDVNLALNYPTCIRSLEVEDLQAAARSYLSPEAYGIVTIKPE
- a CDS encoding Photosystem I reaction center subunit III gives rise to the protein MRRLLVLVLMCCLWLGFVPPASADLANLVPCSESPAFLQRAKTARATTDDPQSGAKRFERYSEALCGEDGLPHLVVDGRLSHAGDFIIPSLLFLYITGWIGWVGRAYLIAIRGEKKPEEKEVVIDVPLAIKMMLSGFAWPLVAAKDMMSGEMFAKDDEITVSPR
- the tsaD gene encoding tRNA (adenosine(37)-N6)-threonylcarbamoyltransferase complex transferase subunit TsaD, with protein sequence MATILAIETSCDETSVAIVKNCNVLSNFVASQMAEHGQYGGVVPEVASRRHLETVNGAIATALEEANLSWSEIDAIAATCAPGLVGALLVGITAAKTLALLHDKPFIGVHHLEGHIYASYLTNPDLKPPFLCLLVSGGHTSLIQVHECGNYTTLGRTRDDAAGEAFDKVARLLGLGYPGGPIIDRLAQTGNPQAFPLPEGRISLPQGGYHPYDCSFSGLKTAVMRLVNQLKESDPNLPIADLAASFQATVAKALTKRAIRAALDQNLSTIAIGGGVAANQGLREHLKRAGEEHDLEVLFPPMKYCTDNAAMIACAAAAHWEKGDRSALTLGVQSRMDLSKLQTLYSTTHGNW
- a CDS encoding fructosamine kinase family protein, giving the protein MWNLIADRISEVTNQPFEIQSHRSVAGGCINQGYQVQGSGDRTSTTLSDRTYFVKLNRAVDIEMFEAEALGLQQMYDTQTIRVPAPICTGVAGNSAYIVLEWLEFGGGKSQSWAEMGRQLARLHSAKPPRPEFGWDGNNTIGSTPQINTWTADWVDFYREHRLGYQFRLAKRRGGNFPQEKELLEALPELLRDHHPQPSLVHGDLWSGNAACLVSGEPVIFDPATYVGDREVDLAMTELFGGFPASFYQGYHQILPPNPGYSIRKTLYNLYHILNHFNLFGGGYGSQANSMIRQLLR